A single Triticum dicoccoides isolate Atlit2015 ecotype Zavitan chromosome 2A, WEW_v2.0, whole genome shotgun sequence DNA region contains:
- the LOC119357977 gene encoding pentatricopeptide repeat-containing protein At4g21065-like, with translation MRQPHGLVAARISKESSNGHRRRRLGGGSPRRPSPVRYTPRRAALRDVPQLHAALLKSGELTTSPESFHSFPEATTLPSPATTAAHLAYAIRLLRLGPHPPLSARSYNILIRALFRAGHPEDALHLFVEMLDAAIAANVCPDQHTIANTVKSCARIYALATGRSVQAYAVKLGFMADQFVLNSLIHMYASCGDIMAAKVLFNAVEEKGVVTWNAMIAGYFKNGDWKEVVDMFKGMLEVQAPFDEVTLVSVATACGKIGDSKLGERIGVYAEEKGMVRNRNLATALVDMNAKCGELDKARRLFDRMHSRDVVAWSAMISGYTQADRCREALAIFNEMQATEVNPNDITMVSVLSACAVLGALETGKWVHSYIRRKALSLTVVLGTALVDFYAKCGCIEDAVKAFESMPVRNSWTWTALIKGMASNGRGREALELFSSMRKANIEPTDVTFIGVLLACSHSCLVEEGRRHFDSMTQDYGIHPRIEHYGCMVDLLGRAGLIDEVHQFIRNMPIVPNAVVWRALLSACTVHKNVEIGEEALKQITPLDPNHSGNYILLSNTYASVGQWKDAAMIRKEMNERGIKKIPGCSLIELDGTIFEFFAEDSDHPQSREIYEKVDEMIENIKMAGYVPNTADARLDVDESEKQVSVSHHSEKLAIAFGLMKSRPGATIRLSKNLRVCVDCHSATKLISKVYNREIVVRDRNRFHHFKDGLCSCNDYCTVSFHCFGHNDGICWVDFDGSTYGCFW, from the exons ATGCGTCAGCCGCACGGATTGGTTGCTGCTCGGATAAGCAAAGAAAG CTCGAATGGCCACCGCCGTCGTCGTCTCGGCGGCGGCTCTCCCCGCCGGCCGTCGCCGGTGCGTTATACACCCCGCCGAGCGGCGCTGCGCGACGTGCCTCAGCTCCACGCGGCTCTGCTCAAGTCCGGTGAGCTCACCACTTCGCCAGAGTCCTTCCACTCCTTCCCCGAGGCTACCACGCTCCCGTCGCCGGCCACCACCGCGGCCCACCTCGCCTACGCGATCCGCCTGCTCCGCCTAGGCCCCCACCCGCCCCTCTCCGCGCGGTCCTACAACATCCTTATCCGTGCCCTCTTCCGCGCGGGCCACCCGGAGGATGCCCTCCACCTGTTCGTCGAAATGCTCGATGCTGCCATTGCTGCCAACGTCTGCCCCGACCAGCACACGATTGCCAACACCGTAAAGTCCTGCGCCAGGATATATGCCTTGGCTACAGGGCGCAGCGTTCAGGCGTACGCTGTCAAGCTTGGGTTCATGGCCGATCAGTTTGTGCTGAACAGCTTGATACATATGTATGCGAGCTGTGGGGATATCATGGCGGCAAAGGTACTGTTCAACGCAGTCGAGGAAAAGGGTGTCGTTACATGGAATGCGATGATAGCGGGCTACTTCAAGAATGGAGACTGGAAGGAGGTAGTGGACATGTTTAAGGGTATGCTTGAGGTTCAGGCACCGTTTGATGAGGTCACATTGGTGAGTGTTGCCACAGCATGCGGAAAAATAGGTGATTCTAAGCTCGGCGAGCGGATTGGAGTTTATGCAGAGGAGAAGGGGATGGTGAGGAACAGAAACTTGGCAACTGCGCTGGTTGACATGAATGCCAAGTGTGGAGAACTTGATAAGGCGCGGAGATTGTTTGACAGGATGCACTCCCGGGATGTGGTTGCTTGGAGCGCGATGATCTCTGGCTACACTCAAGCCGACCGATGTCGAGAGGCACTTGCTATTTTTAATGAGATGCAGGCTACCGAGGTGAACCCGAATGATATAACCATGGTCAGTGTGCTCTCTGCCTGTGCTGTCCTGGGTGCACTTGAGACGGGCAAGTGGGTGCATTCATACATAAGGAGAAAGGCCTTGTCCCTTACAGTTGTTCTTGGCACTGCGCTGGTGGACTTCTATGCAAAGTGCGGATGCATTGAAGATGCAGTCAAGGCATTTGAGTCGATGCCTGTGAGGAATTCTTGGACGTGGACAGCCTTgataaagggcatggcaagcaacgGAAGAGGTAGAGAAGCGCTGGAGCTCTTCTCATCCATGCGGAAGGCCAACATTGAGCCTACAGATGTCACATTCATTGGTGTTCTCCTAGCTTGCAGCCACAGTTGCTTAGTTGAGGAGGGTCGCCGGCATTTTGATAGTATGACCCAGGATTATGGCATCCATCCAAGGATTGAGCACTATGGCTGTATGGTTGATCTGTTGGGACGGGCAGGTTTGATTGATGAGGTGCACCAGTTTATCAGGAATATGCCAATTGTGCCAAATGCAGTTGTCTGGAGGGCACTGCTTTCTGCTTGCACAGTTCACAAAAATGTTGAAATCGGAGAAGAAGCGCTGAAGCAGATCACCCCACTAGATCCCAATCACAGTGGTAACTACATACTTCTATCGAACACCTACGCGTCAGTGGGACAATGGAAAGACGCAGCTATGATTCGGAAGGAAATGAATGAGAGAGGGATCAAGAAAATTCCTGGGTGCAGTCTCATTGAGCTGGATGGGACAATCTTTGAGTTCTTTGCTGAAGACAGCGACCACCCCCAGTCGAGGGAGATATATGAGAAAGTGGATGAGATGATTGAAAACATCAAGATGGCTGGGTACGTCCCAAATACCGCTGACGCAAGGCTAGATGTTGATGAATCTGAGAAGCAAGTGTCCGTTTCACATCACAGCGAGAAGCTAGCCATTGCGTTTGGCCTGATGAAGTCGCGCCCTGGCGCAACCATTCGGCTGTCGAAGAATTTGAGAGTGTGTGTGGACTGCCACTCCGCCACGAAGTTGATCTCGAAAGTGTACAACAGGGAGATTGTTGTCAGAGACAGGAACAGGTTTCATCATTTCAAAGATGGTTTGTGCTCCTGCAATGATTACTG CACAGTTTCCTTTCATTGTTTTGGCCACAACGACGGCATTTGCTGGGTCGACTTTGATGGCTCAACCTACGGCTGCTTCTGGTga
- the LOC119355494 gene encoding glycosyl hydrolase 5 family protein-like: MASSSPTPLLLGLLLVLLASARAASVSLPALPLSTASRWVVGADGRRVKLVCANWASHLEPVAAEGLSRRGVGDIAARVAAMGFNCVRLTWPTYLATNATLSSLPLRWSLERLGLRESAAGVRVNNPDLLDLPLIDVFREVVSALASNSIMVILDNQMTTPGWCCSRTDGNGFFGDKYFDPEEWLKGLSAMATMFRDTKNVVGMSLRNELRGPYQNVSLWYRYMQQGAEAVHAANPNVLVILSGLDFDNSLSFLSPKQVKLSFTGKLVFEQHWYGFSDGTDWENWNQNDACGVAVESIRTKGLFLLQQGWPLFFSEIGFDMSGTHIADNRYLTCFLSVAAEMDLDWAVWALEGSYYIREGILAYDETYGLLTWDWYTARNPSFIERINSLQSPFQGPGLPSSHKPYKVIFHPLTGLCVLVESANVLKLGPCDESNAWNYTSAYELVLKHTGQCLEAKSVGDTAKLGAGCSKSCSKWQLISDSGMHVSAELTKNGTRVCLEAGPDGVITTDECKCLTEDPTCDPESQWFKVISSSRGIPGDSSVLQLPSLGPWPPRSSSSR, translated from the exons ATGGCTTCTTCCTCTCCAACTCCActgctcctcggcctcctcctcgtcctcctagcGTCCGCACGCGCCGCCTCGGTCTCGCTCCCGGCGCTACCGCTCTCTACGGCGTCGCGGTGGGTGGTGGGCGCGGACGGGCGGCGCGTGAAGCTGGTCTGCGCGAACTGGGCGTCGCACCTGGAGCCCGTCGCCGCGGAGGGCCTGTCCCGGCGCGGCGTGGGGGACATCGCGGCGCGCGTCGCGGCGATGGGGTTCAACTGCGTGAGGCTCACCTGGCCGACCTACCTCGCCACCAACGCCACGCTCTCGTCGCTGCCGCTGCGGTGGTCGCTGGAGCGCCTCGGCCTGCGGGAGTCCGCCGCCGGCGTGCGTGTCAACAACCCAGACCTCCTGGACCTGCCCCTCATCGATGTGTTCCGG GAAGTGGTATCAGCTTTGGCCAGCAACAGCATTATGGTCATACTTGATAACCAAATGACTACTCCAGGATGGTGCTGTAGCAGAACTGACGGTAATGGCTTCTTTGGAGACAAATACTTCGACCCTGAAGAATGGTTGAAGGGCCTCAGTGCAATGGCAACAATGTTTAGGGACACAAAGAATGTTGTCGGCATGAGCTTGCGTAATGAGCTTCGTGGCCCCTACCAAAATGTTAGTTTGTGGTACAG GTATATGCAACAGGGTGCTGAAGCTGTGCATGCAGCAAACCCTAATGTCCTTGTTATTTTGTCGGGCCTGGATTTTGACAACAGTCTCTCCTTCTTGTCCCCAAAGCAAGTTAAGTTGTCATTTACTGGAAAGTTAGTCTTCGAGCAGCATTGGTATGGTTTCTCAGATGGAACTGATTGGGAAAATTGGAACCAAAATGATGCTTGTGGAGTGGCTGTTGAGTCCATAAGGACTAAAGgactctttcttcttcaacaaggaTGGCCGTTATTTTTCTCTGAGATTGGGTTTGACATGTCTGGCACACATATTGCTGACAATCGTTATCTTACATGCTTCTTAAGTGTAGCAGCTGAAATGGATCTGGATTGGGCTGTTTGGGCTCTCGAAGGGAGTTACTATATCAGGGAGGGTATTCTAGCTTACGATGAAACATATGGTTTGCTAACATGGGATTGGTATACAGCTAGGAACCCCAGCTTCATTGAAAGGATCAATTCCCTGCAATCTCCATTTCAAG GTCCTGGTCTACCCAGCAGTCACAAACCATACAAGGTAATATTTCATCCTCTAACCGGGCTCTGCGTGTTGGTGGAATCTGCGAATGTGCTTAAGCTGGGTCCGTGCGATGAATCGAACGCTTGGAACTACACCTCCGCGTATGAGCTTGTGCTGAAGCACACCGGGCAATGCCTTGAAGCCAAGTCTGTGGGTGATACTGCAAAGCTTGGGGCTGGCTGCAGCAAATCCTGTTCAAAGTGGCAGCTAATATCTGATTCAGGAATGCATGTTTCGGCCGAACTCACTAAGAATGGGACCAGAGTGTGCTTGGAAGCCGGTCCTGACGGCGTCATCACCACAGATGAATGCAAGTGCCTGACCGAAGATCCAACCTGCGACCCTGAGAGCCAGTGGTTCAAAGTTATATCAAGTAGTAGAGGCATACCAGGCGATTCCTCTGTTCTGCAGTTGCCATCTCTTGGACCCTGGCCTCCAAGGTCAAGTTCATCGCGGTAG